The Neodiprion lecontei isolate iyNeoLeco1 chromosome 6, iyNeoLeco1.1, whole genome shotgun sequence sequence GAGCATTaccaaacaaaaataaatccaCATTGTAGCTAGCTCCTAATTTACATTGACACCGTTTGCACGTTACACaagttggaataaattttacgatattCGTGCATAAGCTTGCGTGTTTCAATGGGTAGAAGAGAATATATTTGTTAAATTATAAGATTATACGTAACACAGTTGCGTTCAATACTACctttttccataaattttataaGCTGTATTGCACATCAAATCTATCCGAATGTTTTCGCTAGCTGGAAAATAGCGGTTCCACACTGTTAACAGAATCACCTTTTTCCCGGCAAAATGGGACCACTTTCTGTCAGCGAAATATGGGGGAGATTCGTCTCCTTCTATATCATGGCTAGAACCGCGAAGAAAGCgaggcgagagagagaaagagagtgagaaCAAGCGAAAGATTGACActaaaggaagaaaaaggtgCTTTCTTTGGAAACTTAGGTACGTTCGTTTGAGGTGAAAGTAAAGGTAGGTATACACGTGTATCCGTAATATTCTGTGACTCGTTGACTCGGGTCTAAGGGTATTGAGAATCGGCAGCTACGAAGGGGGATGAAAAGCGTAATCACATAAAATACATGGTGGTATTTCTCGGCACCATTGAAGACGAAGGACGGAGAAAGCAGAGGACAAGCAGCTGTCACCGCAAAATTCCGGATCTTCTTTTACGAACACGCTGAATGGGGCTCGGTCTCTACGAAATATGATAGAGGAGCGAATGAAAACGCTCGACTATCGAGCCTTCCGATCTCAGAAGGGCCATTGAAGACAGGAATCGATTAAGCGTTGACTTTCCTGAATTCAATCGACCAATGTATAAAAGCAGAAACCGTAGTTTTCACGCTTAGTATAAATTTGATTCCAAATTCAGTTTACTCGTAGTTTCCCATTCTGTAATTGATCGGTAACTGAACTGTTTCACAGCATTCGAAAACATCTTGGTATCTTGGAGGAATTTTAATCCAGAAATAAACCTCGCGTTTGAAATCAGGACTTTCAGGTTGAACGGGTTCATGACTCAACTTGTAACGAATATCAGTGATTTGATTCTTTCTGtttatttaaaagaaaaaacatgtcGCACGCTACTGCAGCGAGCCTTGGGAGGATTTTCACGAAATAATCAGGCTCGAGTTCTTACGCCTTGACGAGTCTTAAAATAAAGATTGCATGGTGGAAAAAATGCGTCTTGTATCTTGGGGATTCTGGAACGGGGCCGTTGGGTTTCGAACGAAGTGTTATTTTTATAGGTCAAGTCACATTGCACATGTAACCTTGGACTAACAGGGACTGAATAAAGTGACGTGCTCGACTGATTGTGAGGATGAGTATCTTGTTGTAAGTGAAAAAAGCTGCAGAGATTATCAAACAGGAAATTGAATCAAGAGACCGTTTTTCCAAAACGGTTCTCACGTGACCAATTTGAAGTTGGTATGTAGTCCATACTCCCGTCTTAATCTACCATGGGACGTTCGCTTCGCCGCGTGAAAtgtgaatattattttcgcccTGCGGGAATTTTATCGGAaagcaaatatttttacaaacaacGGTAACTGAGCTCACGAATAGAGCTTTAAACTGATCGCGAGTTTAAAAGTATGGAAGAAGGTTCGTTGCGTTTgtcatgtttttttcaaatgatttcaggACTTGTGTTTCATTCTCGATCAGAcggttaaaatttattttaaatcatCACCTTACCTTATTTACACAATTTATCaaatgaatttcagatttccaGACAGTACTcaatagttattttttttattattcaactaTGCGTACAGTCGCCAGCGTGGCGATTGCAGTTCGTGATTATATCTGAGAAATACAGTCGTTTTTAACACGAGGGAAAAATCGTGGTCAGCTTTTTACGATCCATTTTTTTAGCAAGTGACGGGGAGCGATCTTTTACGAAACGGGTAAGTGTAGTCTGGGCTAAAAAGgcgttttggaaaatttttttacgaaaatattGAGTATACCCGGTTATTGGAATAAAAACTCGTTAACGATGGCCGCCGGTTATATAATCCATCCCATTTAGATTCTCATTTAGCAACACATTAGCATACACGACAATGTTGTAGAACACGTTATTCATAGTTACGAGAATGAAGCTTAATTATCCATTATAAAATACCACATTCCATTTGTCATCAACAGATAAATAAGTTCTGAAACGATCGTTGTAGAACAATTCATTTGTAATCACTTTTACGGACGGTTAAAAGTACACGTCCAGTTGCACCCGATGGGTGATTATGCCCAGAAAAACAAGCCGATTTCCATCGATATTTGCCATCGCAACGTGACAGTTTGGTTTTTTAAAAGCATAATTTGTAAACTTGACGATCACGACCTCGAGTCATTTGGTATAAAAGCATGGGTACCAAAATGTGAaagccagttctgcttacgaAGAGCAAACGTTCAATCGAAGTTGCGTTGCTGGTAAATCGATAACGTTCCTTTACGGACCCAACAAACAAGATGAACTACTTACTTTTCGGGTTCGCCTGCCTGTTTATTGTAACGCAGGTAAGAATTCAAAGTCATCCCCTCGTAGAGGGATTAAAATCTATAATTCGATTACCATTGTAATATGtgaggatttttattttcagatagTCGGTGCAGAAGCAATTGACCATCATCTGGCAATCAGGCAAAAGTGTTTCGCCGAACATGGTTTGGAACATGGTAAAGCCACATATTGCGATATTCTTCAATATACCTActattaaattcaatttgtcagTCGTTATTTTAAAATACTCTCGGAGCGggcaagaaaatttttggcaAGTTCGCAGTACCGAAACACAATGAAGTCTGCATCTGGTTCTTATCTCAGTTAATTCAAATGCAACATGCAAGTCTAAATCGCTGATAAAACTGGTTTtaatctttctttttccacgCATTCGAAAATTCAGCATCAGGAAGCGCGGCGTATTTCGAAAATCCAAAGTCAAAGTGCTACCTGAAATGTTTCTTCGAGCACAACAAATTGGTAATTTGATCATGACCCGCAATCATCGAGtaagtaataatttatttcaccttCCAATTGTTCATCGTCTCTTCTCGTCCTTAGTTCCATGAAAACGGTGATTTTGACATCGCCGCGGTACTCGTGCTGGTCGACGAGTCAATTCGCGAAGAGGCGAGACCATTTGGGGAAAAATGTGCGGGCGAGCACAACAAAATTGCGGATAGATGCGAGAAGGCGTACGAAATGATGAAGTGCTTCTTTAAGGCATCTCCAGAGGTGAGTCGTTTGcgctttaaaaaatttttgaacgcAATACGAAGTCAAAAGAGGTCAAgaaaatggttaaaaatcgTGAGAGATAAAATTTGTAGTCCCGGGAATATTGTTTGATGGGAAATCTGTGTTCAGTTTGGATGTTTGTCAAGCTTCGTTATTCTACAATTCGTTATCGTTGTTTCAGCTCTTCCCACACCTGGGAATATTCGAGCCCCCTCACGCCTGAAGATCAACGAtgcgaataaaacaaaaacactgAACAGGATTTATCTATAGTTCTCGAGTAGCAGCctggaatttctttttttattttattttcttcttaccTTCATTACTTATTCTGATAACATGATGATGCTGATATGATATTTTGCCCTCTAATTATACCCAAGTAATAAAgtatatttcaaattcaaaccATGCGGTACAAATTAGTATTGGTTTTATTTTAGTTTGGAGTAGTATTAGGATTTAGTCGAAATAATTGATATCGCACTGAAAGAGTGAGAGGAAATTTCCGGAAAAAGTCAGAGAGTTTAATTAGCATATGAAACGTAAGGGTTTCAGCACACCGATTCGgagaagttttaaaaaatttccgacgCTTGCGAAAAAATCAGTAATTTCCTGGAATGGGTTTGATAAAGCAGAACCATTACCAGGTATTAGCACACGATGCGATTCGCTGGGGATTTTCATCCCAACGGATGGTAGGCTTCCGTTGATCGATAACTTACCCGCGGTGTTTGAGAAATTCTTCATCGATCCCGCAAGGATGATGTTTCGCAAGCTACAGTTCGTGCTTTCCTGGACTTCGATCAACGGAtgctaattaattatttttgtcagCGGAGAGACTGATGAGCCCAATAATTCCTCTTATTTAAGCCACGTTTTCGCTAATTCGGAATCCGGGCGAGTCGGAGGTGTACCTAAATTAGTTGAGTCGTCAGAAGAAGGAACCCCTCGACGAAGTTTGAATTAGAGATCGGCAATCACATAATGTGTTTTCAAAACTTTGCTTGATACGTTCAATTCCGAGTACAGACATAACAGCGCAAATGATAGTTGACGATGAATCGATattgaaataacaatgaaaataaaaacatccgAGCAAATAAATCTgtggttttgaaaaaaattggaaattgtgatgtttgaaatttctctaaaataaaatatctcaaTAACTTGGCTTATACAAGATTTATTCTCAGCCGCTTAATTCGAAGATCAAATCTCAGGGATATACGTAGGCAGCCTCTCGCCGACGAAGAATGAGAgtaggaagaaaaaaggaaaacgaaaaaaacttgaatataCGATCGAAAATAAATGGGATTCAGACGATGAGGAATGGAGTCGTCGGTGAAAGTGGAAAGGATATAGAAAGGGgagagaataagaaaattatatcTGGTAGCCACGTCGTGTTGACGTTTAACGACGGCGACAAGAAGGCAAAATACTTttggatatattttcattttgaatgaAAACCAAGGCGtggatataatatatacacttATAATATTCATCGAGTCGGTGAGTCGGCTGGTTTTCCGATACCGAAAATCGGCGGCTGTATAAGTCGGGGGGGCGAAAAGCGTAATAACAGAAAATACAATGTGACGTTTGTCCGGGACATCTGAGCGAAAGTAAAGCTGATGGTGGATACGTATGTCTCTAATATacgaaattaatatttttttttttttattatttgaaaatttgaggtTTTTGCCATACCATTTGAAtggtttatcattttttttctcttatttttgaAGATACGATAATGAACACAAAATACTTTTATACGTTTTCCCATgtcctcaaaaatttttgcttaacatattttttgatgatGTTATTAGGTTCTGAATTAATCGGCTTAACTCTTTTTTCACTACGATCTCGGGGGTTCattgcaaaattattatcaccaTTCGATTCAGCGCCATCGAATTGTCCTTAAATCAAGTCTCCGGATTCACATAATTCACGTATAATTTTCAAGCACAATTTTCCCGCCACCAAATTACATTACGATTAAACTTTATTGATATATCCACaagaatttacaatttttcaatccctTTACGGGGTCATTCGCCTTTTCCGGATGCATTATCACAGCCCGTTGCTGTGAAAACGTTGTAGGAAAAAAACCAGAAGCTATTTGCACGTGTTATTTGCCTGCTGGTAACAAAATGCCAAAAGAATCATGGCTGAATACAGCCAGTCTCTAGGTACATACAGTGTAAATGCGGCTGTTATACAATTCACGAGGCAACGAGCGGTTTATTGTGAATCTAcctagatatacatatacgctgTGTTACGCAATCATTGCGGAGATTACCGCTGTCTGTGTAATTAGATAATTGAAAGGGAACACGATGGACGCCGCTGTAGTTTGTCGGGGGGATTTTTGTGCGATAAGAACGTTTAAATTTTCCAGCATTAGATAGacagtttcaaaaataaacgTATCGCACAATGGAGGGAATATTTGCTATTCACCGACGATTCTGAAAAAGGACTCGATAGTTTCGCTGATCTTTGGCCAAGAAAGTTTGCTGATTCATCCTcgagtaaaaatattctaaCTGACTGTGAATTAAAATCATTCGACGATATTTCCTGAATTCTTACGCGTGTGAGACGATTAATTTAGATAACCTgaaacgagtaaaaaaaaaaaaattgtcattttgcacgtaaatattttttgaattctctAGTTCGTAGCTGCGGGAAAGTTTTTCAACGCATATCCGACAGACTACAGTTCATATCGAATCACGCTGTAAGGCGCATGCAGCTCTTTGAGTCGTTGCTCAAACTTCCGTATAATGGGAAGAGTAGAGGATTAATACCGCAGGCAGGAGATTGCGTGTCTCGAGCATCAGAATTGAAAACTTGGAGGTTCTGCACCGGGCGTGGGTATCGAAAATGACTGATAACGGGACGGTTGTTAAAGCGTGTCTATCGCAATTTACATGagtaattatcaaattttttatcccgGCGGATACGACGCGCGGAATTTTTGCATGTCCTGCAATATTTCATCCCGCACATCAGCCCCGCTgtacgtttgaaaatttttctatccgAATTCACCGATAAATTGTTGAACGGCATTTCCCGGGAGTCGAGATCCGATGATTGGAATTTTTAGGAAATCACACCGCACTGAGAATcgtttttttatgttttttttttttttttaagcaaaaTCTGTCGTTTCAATTTagttggtgaaaaaatgaatagaacCAGCCGTGCAAACTAATTTCCCAGGACACGCAAACAGCTGCGAGTGTAATCGGTAACGATAAAATAACGCCGGCAACAAAACTCCACAGCAGCATTCTAAGTACAATTCTGCACTTTGCTTTCGTAATAAATCACCGGCGTATCGCGTGCAATGCGTTTTTGTCCATTTATCACGGGCATTAGTATTTTTTCGACTTGTATTATAGAACCGGAGAGACGTAACGTGACGTAACGTTGAAACGCATGTGGCAATTTTATCATCCCCGCGATACGCTGGAATCTCGAGCACACCCAGCTGGGTAATTAGATATGCATTTCCCTTcagagagggggagggggggggggggcgtaAAGGTGGTCGCAATGGAATCTGACGGCGGGGCTGCATACGTACAAAAGCTATCATCTGCTCCGGTTGGCTCGAGGCGAATCTTGGCTAACAATGGTGATGGAAAAAGAGGATACGAGGGTTTAGACTCACCGTTTAAAATGGCGACTCTATGACGCAGCGGCTATATTTCCTCGAGTTGAGAATCCTGCGGGCTTACAACTGTCCGATATTTGCACCGCGTGTCCAACAGTAGAGTGAACAGGGGTTTTCACACCGAAACGCATTCAGCGGACGTAACTCGATCCTTACTCTTTTGCACCCTCTTGAAATTCAGAGGCTGGCAAAACTCAGGTCTAGAATCGAAATTTGACCCTTTTCCACCGGAGTCGGGAGTCCTTCACCGTGTAGCCGAATGGCCTGAAAAAGGTACAGGTAATGGAAAAGGGTGAAAATGGGCGAGGAACGTGCGGCGAAATTTCGCGACCGTCGATGAATGCAGATTGGAATGATTACGGTCCGCCTGCTTCCTCGTTCCGCTCGCATTCTTTCTTTCGATCGTCGACGAGTTTTAATCACGTCACTTACCTACGACTGGGCAGTAGAAAATGATCATGATagtttggggaaaaaaatatatctgcTCGCGAAATATACGCATACCTTTCTATAGACATTTTGCGTGCAGTTGATGCGCGTTCAGAGTATTTCATACGATTTCATCGAAATACGGTATTATATCACCAGACCATTAAATGCGTGTCATCGTTCCTGAGGCAATTTCATCGTCGCACCCTGAGATAATCATTGAGAAACGAGCAGATTGTTTCTAAGAATCTCACATCTGCACCGATTTCCGAATGGAAATTTTAcggaaaatataattcaacgCTTGATTGAATCGTACTCGCATATTAAGACGAATCATGCGTATGGACGTGATTTAAAGACACGAAAACACATTAGAAAACAGATATTTCATAACTATGAAAATAGACTGTGGACAGATATCTATTATCGGCTAGTCGATAATTGTTACGTCAACAACAggcaaaataatttatttatagcCAGCTGcgctttcattttttccgGCTTAAGAAATCATAATTAATTCGAATTTAACGcgtttcttatatttttttcataaagaaCGTTATTAGAGTTTGATGTAAAAGCAGAACATCGAATTCCGATTCCACATCAACACGGTCTATTCATCGCATTTAAATCCTACCGACCCGTCAAAACGATGAAGTGCTTACTTTCGATTTGCGCCTCGGCCTGTCTTCTGCTTCAGGTAAGCAATTATCGGTATTAAACGTTCCCGCGTTGTCGAACTatctttaaataaaaaatttcatcgtgGCAGGCGAACATCGCGCTGTGCAGGGCAGACTGGTCTGAAACACGGTAGTAGAACGGAGAACGTTTCACGCAATTCCAAGcccaattttcaattttgcgaTACGAGCAGTCgtgtagtaataataataataacgataatgacATCTGGTGACCACTCAGTCATTAAAATGAAACCTTCCTG is a genomic window containing:
- the LOC107218890 gene encoding general odorant-binding protein 83a, with the translated sequence MNYLLFGFACLFIVTQIVGAEAIDHHLAIRQKCFAEHGLEHASGSAAYFENPKSKCYLKCFFEHNKLFHENGDFDIAAVLVLVDESIREEARPFGEKCAGEHNKIADRCEKAYEMMKCFFKASPELFPHLGIFEPPHA